One Cuculus canorus isolate bCucCan1 chromosome 1, bCucCan1.pri, whole genome shotgun sequence DNA segment encodes these proteins:
- the CHD4 gene encoding chromodomain-helicase-DNA-binding protein 4 isoform X4, which produces MASGIGSPSPCSGGSDDDDMEILLNNAIPQHPEPEEEPEEELLSEAETPKIKKKKKPKKLKEPKVPKLSKRQKKELGDSSGEGNEFVEEEEEVLRSDSEGSDYTPGKKKKKKLGPKKEKKSKAKRKEEEEEEEEDDDSKEPKSSAQLLEDWGMEDIDHIFTEEDYRTLTNYKAFSQFVRPLIAAKNPKIAVSKMMMVLGAKWREFSTNNPFKGSSGASVAAAAAAAVAVVESMVTNVDAVLPQPPVDVPLRKAKTKEGKGPNARRKPKAGPRIPDIKKPKTKKVAPLKIKLGGFGSKRKRSSSEDDDLDVESDFDDASINSYSVSDGSTSRSSRCRKKLKAGKKKKKGEDDSTVAVDGYETDHQDYCEVCQQGGEIILCDTCPRAYHMVCLDPDMEKAPEGKWSCPHCEKEGIQWEAKEDNSEGEEILEDVVGDAEEEDDHHMEFCRVCKDGGELLCCDACPSSYHIHCLNPPLPEIPNGEWLCPRCTCPALKGKVQKILIWKWGQPPVGPPPPRPPDADPNAPPPKPLEGRPERQFFVKWQGMSYWHCSWVSELQLELHCQVMFRNYQRKNDMDEPPSGDFGGEEEKSRKRKNKDPKYAEMEERFYRYGIKPEWMMIHRILNHSVDKKGNVHYLIKWRDLPYDQASWESEDVDIQDYDLYKQAYWNHRELMRGEEGRPGKKLKKVKMRKLERPPETPTVDPTVKYDRQPEYLDVTGGTLHPYQLEGLNWLRFSWAQGTDTILADEMGLGKTVQTAVFLYSLYKEGHSKGPFLVSAPLSTIINWEREFEMWAPDMYVVTYVGDKDSRAIIRENEFTFEDNAIRGGKKASRMKKEAAVKFHVLLTSYELITIDMAILGSIDWACLIVDEAHRLKNNQSKFFRVLNGYSLQHKLLLTGTPLQNNLEELFHLLNFLTPERFHNLEGFLEEFADIAKEDQIKKLHDMLGPHMLRRLKADVFKNMPSKTELIVRVELSPMQKKYYKYILTRNFEALNARGGGNQVSLLNVVMDLKKCCNHPYLFPVAAMEAPKMPNGMYDGSALIRASGKLLLLQKMLKNLKEGGHRVLIFSQMTKMLDLLEDFLEHEGYKYERIDGGITGNMRQEAIDRFNAPGAQQFCFLLSTRAGGLGINLATADTVIIYDSDWNPHNDIQAFSRAHRIGQNKKVMIYRFVTRASVEERITQVAKKKMMLTHLVVRPGLGSKTGSMSKQELDDILKFGTEELFKDEATEGGDNKEGEDSSVIHYDDKAIERLLDRNQDETEDTELQGMNEYLSSFKVAQYVVREEEMGEEEEVEREIIKQEESVDPDYWEKLLRHHYEQQQEDLARNLGKGKRIRKQVNYNDGSQEDRGSRTVFLSDWQDDQSDNQSDYSVASEEGDEDFDERSEAARRPSRKGLRNDKDKPLPPLLARVGGNIEVLGFNARQRKAFLNAIMRYGMPPQDAFTTQWLVRDLRGKSEKEFKAYVSLFMRHLCEPGADGAETFADGVPREGLSRQHVLTRIGVMSLIRKKVQEFEHVNGRWSMPELAEIEENKKLSQPSSPSPKTPTPSTPGDTQPNTPAPIPLPEEGVKVEEGATAKEQGESSEPEKELSASATETDVPMEQCAQPVETPPQEAKSPVNTTEGDEKKVEDSEVKERPDEPMEVEGKGDVEKVEDRAPVENPSEPPVITLDEKDEKKDDDKRDVVMLQNGEMLKESVDERHKKAVKQRFMFNIADGGFTELHSLWQNEERAATVTKKTYEIWHRRHDYWLLAGIINHGYARWQDIQNDPRYAILNEPFKGEMNRGNFLEIKNKFLARRFKLLEQALVIEEQLRRAAYLNMSEDPSHPSMALNTRFAEVECLAESHQHLSKESMAGNKPANAVLHKVLKQLEELLSDMKADVTRLPATIARIPPVAVRLQMSERNILSRLANRSSEPPPPPPPQQVAQQQ; this is translated from the exons ATGGCGTCGGGCATCGGATCTCCATCACCGTGCTCAGGGGGCAGCGATGATGATGACATGGAGATCCTTTTGAACAACGCaatcccccagcacccag AGCCTGAAGAAGAGCCAGAAGAAGAGCTTCTGTCAGAGGCTGAGACACCCAAAatcaagaagaagaagaagccCAAGAAACTAAAGGAACCCAAAGTGCCCAAGCTCAGCAAGCGTCAGAAGAAGGAG ctgggGGACAGCTCTGGTGAGGGGAATGAATttgtggaggaagaggaggaggttctGCGCTCTGACAGTGAGGGCAGTGACTACACtcctgggaagaagaaaaagaagaaattagggcccaagaaggaaaagaaaagcaaagccaagcgcaaggaggaggaggaggaagaggaagaagatgatgaCTCAAAG GAGCCGAAGTCATCTGCTCAGCTCCTGGAAGACTGGGGCATGGAGGATATTGATCATATCTTCACAGAGGAGGATTACCGCACTCTCACCAATTACAAAGCCTTCAGCCAGTTTGTCAG GCCACTTATTGCAGCCAAGAACCCTAAAATAGCAGTGTCGAAGATGATGATGGTACTGGGAGCCAAATGGAGGGAGTTTAGCACAAACAACCCCTTCAAGGGAAGTTCAGGTGCATcagtggcagctgctgcagctgcagctgttgCAGTAGTGGAGAGTATGGTGACAAATGTGGATGCTGTCCTGCCTCAGCCTCCTGTAGATGTGCCACTCAGGAAAGCCAAGACAAAAGAGGGCAAAG GACCCAATGCCCGGCGGAAGCCAAAGGCTGGTCCTCGTATTCCTGATATCAAGAAACCTAAAACAAAGAAGGTGGCACCTTTGAAAATCAAATTGGGAGGATTTGGTTCCAAGCGCAAAAGATCATCA AGTGAAGATGATGATCTGGATGTGGAGTCAGACTTCGATGATGCCAGCATCAACAGCTACTCTGTGTCAGATGGATCGACAAGCCGTAGTAGCCGCTGTCGCAAAAAACTCaaagctgggaaaaagaaaaagaagg GTGAGGACGACTCCACAGTGGCTGTGGATGGCTATGAGACAGATCACCAGGACTACTGTGAGGTGtgccagcagggaggagaaattATACTGTGCGATACCTGCCCTCGTGCCTACCACATGGTTTGCCTGGACCCAGACATGGAGAAAGCCCCAGAGGGCAAATGGAGTTGCCCGCACTGT GAAAAAGAGGGCATTCAATGGGAAGCAAAGGAGGATAACTCTGAAGGTGAGGAGATCCTagaggatgttgtgggggatgctgaggaggaggatgacCACCATATGGAGTTCTGTAGAGTCTGCAAGGATGGCggagagctgctgtgctgtgatgCCTGTCCTTCGTCCTATCACATCCACTGCCTGAATCCCCCGTTGCCAGAGATTCCCAACGGAGAGTGGCTGTGTCCTCGCTGCACT TGCCCAGCTTTGAAAGGAAAGGTGCAGAAGATCTTGATCTGGAAATGGGGTCAGCCCCCTGTTGGCCCACCACCACCACGTCCACCTGATGCAGACCCTAATGCTCCTCCCCCTAAGCCTCTGGAGGGTCGGCCTGAAAGGCAGTTCTTTGTCAAGTGGCAGGGCATGTCCTACTGGCACTGCTCTTGGGTGTCAGAGTTGCAG ctggagctgcacTGCCAGGTCATGTTTCGAAACTACCAACGCAAAAATGATATGGATGAGCCACCCTCAGGGGACtttggaggggaagaggagaagagccgaaagagaaagaacaaggaCCCCAAATATGCTGAGATGGAGGAGCGCTTCTATCGATATGGGATCAAGCCTGAGTGGATGATGATCCACAGGATCCTTAATCATAG TGTGGATAAGAAGGGCAATGTCCACTATCTGATTAAATGGAGAGACCTACCATATGACCAGGCGTCCTGGGAAAGCGAAGACGTGGATATCCAAGATTATGATCTCTACAAGCAAGCCTACTGGAATCACAG GGAGCTGATGAGAGGTGAAGAGGGCAGACCTGGTAAGAAGTTAAAGAAAGTGAAGATGCGGAAACTGGAAAGGCCTCCTGAGACTCCCACAGTAGAT CCAACAGTGAAATATGACCGGCAACCAGAGTACCTTGATGTAACAGGGGGCACTTTGCATCCTTACCAACTGGAAGGACTGAACTGGCTGCGCTTCTCTTGGGCTCAGGGCACAGATACAATCTTGGCTGATGAAATGGGTCTGGGAAAGACCGTGCAGACAGCAGTGTTCTTGTATTCTTTATACAAAGAG GGCCACTCAAAGGGTCCCTTCTTGGTGAGTGCCCCGCTGTCCACAATCATCAACTGGGAACGAGAATTTGAGATGTGGGCCCCGGATATGTATGTGGTGACCTATGTCGGGGACAAAGACAGCCGGGCCATCATCCGTGAGAATGAGTTCACTTTTGAGGATAACGCTATACGTGGAGGCAAAAAAGCATCCAGAATGAAG aagGAGGCTGCTGTGAAGTTCCACGTGCTCCTTACCTCCTATGAACTGATCACAATCGATATGGCCATACTAGGCTCTATTGACTGGGCCTGCCTCATTGTAGATGAAGCTCACAGGCTGAAGAACAACCAGTCTAAG TTCTTCCGTGTGCTGAATGGTTACTCCCTCCAGCACAAGCTGCTGCTTACAGGAACTCCCCTGCAGAACAACCTGGAAGAACTGTTCCACTTGCTGAACTTCCTGACACCGGAGAGATTCCA taactTGGAGGGCTTCCTAGAAGAGTTTGCAGATATTGCCAAGGAAGATCAGATCAAGAAGCTGCACGACATGCTGGGCCCACACATGCTGAGGCGTCTCAAAGCTGATGTCTTCAAGAACATGCCATCTAAGACTGAACTCATTGTCAGAGTGGAGTTGAGCCCTATGCAGAA gaaatattataaatacattttgacAAGGAACTTTGAGGCACTGAATGCACGGGGTGGTGGTAACCAAGTCTCCTTGCTCAATGTTGTTATGGATCTCAAGAAGTGCTGTAACCACCCCTACCTCTTCCCGGTGGCTGCTATG gaAGCTCCAAAAATGCCAAATGGCATGTATGATGGTAGTGCACTTATTCGAGCCTCTGGAAAGCTGTTATTGCTGCAGAAGATGTTAAAGAACCTTAAGGAAGGAGGACACAGGGTGCTCATATTCTCTCAG ATGACTAAAATGTTGGACCTTTTAGAAGACTTCTTGGAACATGAAGGCTACAAATATGAGAGGATTGATGGAGGAATCACAGGGAACATGCGTCAGGAGGCTATTGATCGTTTCAATG CTCCTGGTGCTcagcagttttgctttctgctttcaacTCGAGCTGGGGGTCTTGGTATTAACTTGGCCACAGCAGATACTGTGATTATCTACGATTCAGACTGGAACCCCCACAATGATATCCAG GCCTTCAGTCGTGCACACAGAATTGGACAGAACAAGAAAGTGATGATATACCGCTTTGTGACAAGGGCCTCAGTGGAGGAGCGTATCactcaggtggccaagaagaaaatgatgctAACTCATCTGGTAGTGAGACCAGGGTTGGGCTCCAAGACAGGCTCCATGTCCAAACAGGAACTTGATGACATTCTCAAATTTGGCACTGAAGAGCTCTTCAAGGATGAGGCTACTGAGGGGG GGGATAACAAAGAAGGTGAGGACAGCAGTGTCATCCACTATGATGACAAAGCAATTGAACGTCTACTGGATCGGAACCAGGATGAAACAGAAGATACTGAACTTCAGGGCATGAATGAGTATCTCAGCTCCTTCAAGGTGGCCCAGTATGTGGTTCGTGAGGAAGAGATGGGG gaggaagaggaggttgagCGGGAGATCATTAAGCAGGAAGAATCAGTGGATCCCGATTACTGGGAAAAGCTGCTGCGTCATCATTATGAACAGCAACAGGAGGATCTTGCCAGGAATCTGGGCAAGGGCAAACGTATTCGCAAGCAAGTTAACTACAATGATGGCTCGCAAGAGGATAGAG GCTCAcgtactgtttttctttcagactgGCAGGATGACCAGTCAGATAATCAGTCAGACTATTCAGTTGCTTCTGAAGAAGGAGACGAGGACTTTGATGAGAGATCTGAAG CAGCTCGTCGGCCTAGCCGCAAAGGCCTGAGAAATGATAAGGATAAGCCTCTGCCTCCCTTACTTGCCCGTGTGGGAGGGAACATTGAG GTCTTGGGATTCAACGCCCGCCAGCGGAAAGCCTTTCTCAACGCTATCATGCGCTATGGAATGCCACCTCAGGATGCCTTCACCACTCAGTGGCTTGTTCGGGACCTCCGTGGCAAGTCAGAGAAAGAGTTCAA GGCCTATGTCTCACTGTTCATGCGCCATTTATGTGAGCCTGGAGCTGATGGTGCAGAAACCTTTGCAGATGGGGTCCCACGGGAAGGCCTTTCTCGACAACATGTCCTTACTCGCATTGGGGTCATGTCACTTATACGCAAAAAG GTGCAGGAATTTGAGCATGTGAATGGCCGTTGGAGTATGCCAGAGCTGGCAGAGATAGAGGAGAACAAGAAACTTTCACAGCCAAGCTCACCCTCTCCCAAAACTCCAACCCCTTCGACACCAGGAGATACACAGCCAAATACACCTGCCCCTATCCCTCTACCTG AGGAAGGAGTAAAAGTAGAAGAAGGAGCCACTGCTAAGGAACAAGGAGAGTCATCTGAACCAGAGAAGGAGCTCAGTGCATCTGCTACTGAAACAGATGTCCCTATGGAG cagtgtgcccagccTGTGGAGACACCACCACAGGAAGCAAAATCCCCAGTGAACACCAcagaaggagatgaaaaaaaagtagaggaTTCAGAGGTGAAGGAAAGACCAGATGAGCCAATGGAAGTAGAAGGCAAAG gtgATGTGGAGAAAGTGGAAGATAGAGCACCTGTTGAGAATCCCTCTGAACCTCCTGTGATCACCCTGGATGAGAAAG ATGAGAAAAAGGATGATGATAAGAGAGATGTGGTGATGCTGCAGAATGGAGAGATGCTGAAAGAGTCAGTAGATGAAAGGCACAAGAAGGCAGTAAAGCAGCGTTTCATGTTCAACATAGCAGATGGTGGCTTCACTG AACTACACTCCCTGTGGCAGAACGAAGAGCGGGCTGCAACTGTCACAAAGAAGACCTATGAGATCTGGCATCGACGTCATGACTACTGGCTCCTTGCTGGGATTATCAA TCATGGCTATGCCCGTTGGCAGGATATTCAGAATGATCCACGTTACGCCATCCTCAATGAACCCTTCAAGGGTGAGATGAACAGGGGTAATTTCctggaaataaagaataagTTCTTGGCAAGGAGATTTAAG CTCCTGGAACAAGCGCTGGTGATTGAGGAGCAGTTGCGGCGAGCTGCCTATCTGAACATGTCAGAAGACCCATCTCATCCATCTATGGCTCTGAACACACGTTTTGCAGAGGTGGAATGCCTGGCTGAGAGCCACCAGCACCTATCGAAGGAGTCAATGGCCGGGAATAAACCAGCCAACGCTGTGCTGCACAAAG TCCtgaagcagctggaggagcttTTGAGTGACATGAAGGCAGATGTGACTCGTTTGCCTGCTACCATTGCCCGTATCCCACCTGTGGCAGTGCGCCTCCAGATGTCAGAGCGCAACATCCTCAGCCGGCTGGCTAACCGCAGCAGTGAGCCCCCTCCACCGCCACCTCCCCAACAA GTGGCCCAGCAGCagtga